One window of the Triticum dicoccoides isolate Atlit2015 ecotype Zavitan chromosome 3B, WEW_v2.0, whole genome shotgun sequence genome contains the following:
- the LOC119278613 gene encoding phytochromobilin:ferredoxin oxidoreductase, chloroplastic-like has product MSGGGGGGGVLGAGSSYQSFVRTALEQTRLRTALTPHPSQEKFRLIRANDDAAVLDALSFSAPKIRLLRSLTVEKKNSVQVLDFAAFSEPEYDLPIFCANAFTTPAQSIVVLDLNPLYDITEDKDYKDKYYRNLMPLIHKYSELLPWGGKITSESLRFFSPIVIWTIFEPTERNHHVLYSALMDYYKVWLQLTDQATEENDTTKVVRNREAQHRYLTWRAEKDPGFPLLKKLIGESHAKDLVTEFLFEGVHSLGTKSFLDYFREYACDDGTVNKKRSMIGKSFEDRPWDATGEFIGGKDAG; this is encoded by the exons atgagcggcggcggcggcggcggcggagtgctgGGCGCCGGCTCGTCGTACCAGAGCTTCGTCCGCACCGCGCTGGAACAGACCCGCCTCCGCACCGCCCTCACGCCCCACCCCTCGCAG GAAAAGTTCAGGCTCATACGAGCCAACGACGATGCTGCTGTTTTGGACGCTCTCTCATTCAGCGCCCCCAAGATCAGACTGCTTCGCAGCTTGACGGTTGAGAAGAAAAACTCGGTTCAG GTTCTTGactttgctgctttctctgaacctgaatatgatcttcctataTTTTGCGCCAACGCTTTTACGACTCCTGCACAGAGTATCGTTGTCTT GGACCTCAATCCGCTATACGATATAACTGAAGACAAGGATTACAAAGATAAATACTACAGGAATTTGATGCCTCTTATACACAAGTATAGTGAG CTTCTGCCATGGGGTGGCAAGATTACGAGCGAATCTCTGAGATTCTTCTCTCCAATCGTGATCTGGACTATATTTGAGCCCACTGAACGTAACCATCATGTTCTGTATTCAGCTTTGATGGATTACTATAAG GTTTGGCTTCAGTTAACGGATCAAGCAACTGAAGAAAATGACACAACGAAAGTTGTTCGTAACAGAGAAGCGCAACATAGATATCTCACATGGAGGGCTGAAAAG GATCCTGGGTTTCCACTTCTGAAGAAGTTGATTGGTGAAAGCCATGCCAAG GATTTGGTGACTGAGTTCCTGTTCGAAGGAGTGCATTCTCTTGGAACTAAATCTTTCCTGGACTATTTTCGCGAGTACGCATGTGACGACGGGACAGTAAACAAGAAGAGGAGTATGATCGGGAAATCTTTCGAAGATAGGCCTTGGGATGCTACGGGAGAATTCATTGGTGGCAAGGATGCAGGATGA